Proteins encoded in a region of the Ursus arctos isolate Adak ecotype North America unplaced genomic scaffold, UrsArc2.0 scaffold_2, whole genome shotgun sequence genome:
- the SLAMF8 gene encoding SLAM family member 8: MAMWSLRSLLLWEALLSAAASSTQVHGQVGGSVLLVAERPAGFQVREAIWRSLWPSEELLATFFRGSPETLYRSRFLGRAQLHSNLSLELQPLESGDSGNFSVLLVDTGGRTRTQILQLKVYDAVPRPVVQVFIAVSGDTQPPKTCQVFLSCWAPNISDITYSWRREGTIDFGIEPSGLFTDGQVLRVSLGPGDRSVAYSCIVSNPVSWDLATVTPWESCHREAAPGKSSYKDVLLVVVPITLLLTLAGLLSAWHSYYSGKKQKDVCIDRVAPETENPLV, translated from the exons ATGGCCATGTGGTCCCTGCGGAGCCTGCTCCTCTGGGAAG CACTGCTTTCCGCCGCAGCCTCCAGCACCCAAGTGCACGGCCAGGTTGGGGGCTCCGTGCTGCTGGTGGCAGAGCGCCCTGCTGGCTTCCAAGTCCGAGAGGCCATCTGGAGATCTCTTTGGCCTTCAGAGGAGCTCCTGGCCACGTTTTTCCGGGGCTCCCCAGAGACTCTGTACCGCTCCCGCTTCCTGGGCCGAGCCCAGCTTCACAGTAACCTCAGCCTGGAGCTCCAGCCACTGGAGTCCGGAGACAGCGGCAACTTCTCTGTGCTGCTGGTGGACACAGGCGGTCGGACCCGGACCCAGATCCTGCAGCTCAAGGTGTATG ATGCGGTGCCCAGGCCCGTGGTACAAGTATTCATCGCTGTATCAGGAGACACTCAGCCGCCCAAGACCTGCCAGGTGTTCCTGTCCTGTTGGGCCCCCAACATCAGTGACATAACCTACAGCTGGCGACGGGAGGGGACCATTGACTTTGGTATTGAACCAAGCGGCCTCTTCACAGATGGACAGGTGCTGAGAGTTTCTTTGGGACCAGGAGACAGGAGTGTGGCCTATTCCTGCATTGTCTCTAACCCTGTCAGCTGGGACTTGGCCACCGTCACCCCTTGGGAGAGCTGCCATCGTGAGGCAG CCCCAGGAAAGTCCTCCTACAAAGacgtgctgctggtggtggtgccCATCACCCTGCTTCTGACCCTGGCTGGTCTCCTCTCTGCCTGGCACTCCTACTACTCAG GGAAAAAGCAGAAGGACGTCTGTATTGACAGAGTGGCTCCAGAGACAGAGAACCCCCTTGTGTAG